Proteins co-encoded in one Kutzneria chonburiensis genomic window:
- a CDS encoding MFS transporter — protein MSSRLVAVIVAGAFFMELLDGTVITTALPGIADSFRVGAVDAGLGVTAYLLTVAVMIPLSGWLSDRFGARRVFCAAIVVFTLASVLCAASQTLWQFVLARVVQGIGGAMMVPVGRTVVLRGAAKADLMAATAIITWPGLIAPVLGPPVGGVITTYTSWRWIFLINVPLGLVALISALLVVKASDRVLRPFDGLGFGLSAVAIACLVYGMDQAGAGTNWLLTGGLLAVGLIVGFVAVRHARRHPTPLLDLSPLRIRTYAATSGEGSLLRLAINMIPFLLPLLFQVGFGLSAVTSGLLVLTVFAGNLVMKTITTPTVRRFGFRRVLVGNGILVALSLAACALFSASTPYWVIAVVCFLGGAFRSLEFTGVNTLAFADVPAESMSAASTVNATVSQLATGMGVAVAATVVAVSARGAVPTVGDFRVGFVVGAVIALIGALMFLRLDRSDGAVVSAGRSKAPARS, from the coding sequence GTGAGCAGTCGACTGGTCGCCGTCATCGTCGCGGGTGCGTTCTTCATGGAGCTGCTGGACGGCACCGTGATCACCACGGCGCTGCCGGGCATCGCCGACTCGTTCCGCGTCGGCGCGGTCGACGCCGGCCTCGGCGTGACGGCCTACCTGCTGACGGTGGCGGTGATGATCCCGCTCAGCGGCTGGCTGTCCGACCGGTTCGGCGCGCGGCGGGTGTTCTGTGCGGCGATCGTCGTGTTCACGCTGGCCTCGGTGCTGTGCGCGGCGTCCCAGACGCTGTGGCAGTTCGTGCTGGCCCGGGTCGTGCAGGGCATCGGCGGCGCGATGATGGTGCCAGTAGGTCGTACGGTTGTGCTGCGTGGCGCCGCCAAAGCGGACTTGATGGCGGCGACGGCCATCATCACGTGGCCCGGCCTGATCGCGCCGGTGCTGGGGCCGCCGGTCGGCGGCGTGATCACCACGTACACCTCGTGGCGGTGGATCTTCCTGATCAACGTGCCGCTCGGGCTGGTGGCGTTGATCTCCGCACTGCTGGTCGTGAAGGCGTCCGACCGGGTGCTTCGCCCTTTCGACGGGCTCGGGTTCGGGCTGAGCGCGGTGGCCATCGCGTGCCTGGTGTACGGCATGGATCAGGCCGGTGCCGGTACGAACTGGCTGCTCACCGGTGGTCTGCTGGCGGTGGGGTTGATCGTCGGCTTCGTCGCCGTACGCCATGCCCGGCGGCATCCCACGCCGCTGCTGGACCTGTCGCCGCTGCGGATCCGCACGTACGCCGCGACCTCGGGCGAAGGCTCGCTGCTGCGGCTGGCGATCAACATGATCCCGTTCCTGCTGCCGCTGCTGTTCCAGGTCGGCTTCGGGCTCAGCGCCGTCACGTCCGGACTGCTCGTGCTGACCGTCTTCGCCGGCAACCTCGTCATGAAGACCATCACCACGCCGACCGTGCGGCGCTTCGGTTTCCGGCGGGTACTGGTCGGCAACGGCATTCTCGTTGCCCTGTCGCTGGCGGCCTGCGCGCTGTTCAGTGCCTCGACGCCGTACTGGGTGATCGCGGTGGTCTGCTTCCTCGGCGGGGCCTTCCGGTCCCTCGAGTTCACGGGCGTCAACACGCTGGCTTTCGCCGACGTGCCGGCCGAGTCCATGAGCGCCGCCAGCACGGTGAACGCCACCGTCAGCCAGCTCGCCACCGGCATGGGCGTGGCCGTGGCGGCGACGGTGGTGGCCGTGTCAGCTCGCGGTGCCGTGCCGACGGTCGGCGATTTCCGCGTCGGCTTTGTCGTGGGGGCGGTGATCGCCCTGATCGGGGCCCTGATGTTCCTGCGGCTGGACCGTTCGGACGGTGCCGTGGTCAGCGCCGGGCGTTCGAAGGCGCCGGCCCGCTCCTAG
- a CDS encoding response regulator, protein MPTRVFLVDDHEIVRRGIADLLDDEPDLQVCGEAASAAEALARIPATRPDVAVLDVRLPDGNGVELCRELRARMPELHCLMLTSFSDDEALLDAIMAGAAGFVLKQVLGHDLLAAIRTVAGGQSLLDGRTTAALMNRLRRQRDDADPLRELSDQERTVLELIGDGLTNRQIAERMFLAEKTVKNYVSHLLAKLGMQRRTQVAVLATELRSRDRP, encoded by the coding sequence GTGCCCACCCGAGTGTTCCTGGTCGACGACCACGAGATCGTCCGGCGCGGTATCGCCGACCTGCTCGACGACGAGCCCGACCTCCAGGTGTGCGGCGAGGCCGCCTCGGCCGCCGAGGCGTTGGCCCGGATTCCCGCCACCAGGCCCGATGTCGCCGTGCTCGATGTGCGCCTGCCCGACGGCAACGGCGTCGAGCTGTGCCGTGAGCTGCGGGCCCGGATGCCCGAGCTGCACTGCCTGATGCTCACGTCCTTCTCCGACGACGAGGCCCTCCTCGACGCCATCATGGCCGGCGCCGCCGGCTTCGTGCTCAAGCAGGTCCTCGGCCACGATCTGTTGGCCGCCATCCGTACTGTCGCCGGCGGGCAGTCACTGTTGGACGGTCGCACCACCGCCGCCCTGATGAACCGCCTGCGCCGCCAGCGCGACGACGCCGATCCCCTGCGCGAGCTCTCCGACCAGGAACGCACCGTGTTGGAACTCATCGGCGACGGCCTGACGAACCGTCAGATCGCCGAGCGCATGTTCCTGGCCGAGAAGACCGTGAAGAACTACGTCTCGCACCTGCTGGCCAAGCTCGGCATGCAGCGCCGCACCCAGGTCGCCGTGCTCGCCACCGAGCTCCGCAGCCGCGACCGCCCGTAG
- a CDS encoding GAF domain-containing sensor histidine kinase, with translation MRERRPGSARSERLQGLLDAVLSVSSGIELESTLRRIVRAAVDLVDASYGALGVLGPDNSLAELVDVGVDDHTRRLIGDLPTGHGLLGVLIHDPKPLRLDDLTRHPAATGFPEHHPAMRTFLGVPVRVRDEVFGNLYLTEKRGSGGFTEEDVFVVEALATAAGVAVENARLFEQSRRRQRWLEASSEVRAELLAGCTATDALQMVARRVRELAEADHALILLVDEEIDVLRVHSYAGPGGPTLVGRQLSDGESVLAAITRDGVPRLIPDLASALGGELGADAVQFGPAVAVALRSAGGATGVLIAVRDKGSRALEPSEVPLLSSFADQAAVAIEFAEKQRTQWLLAVLADRDRIARDLHDHVIQRLFATGLGLQGTLRRAADPDVRARIQKAVEQLDETVREIRTSIFDLHTSGGNGMEGLRRRLLDTVAELTADASPTPSVRISGAVDTLVPPSVAEHADAVVREALSNALRHARASELTLAVDAGEDLVIRVGDDGIGIPSDVRRSGLANLAERARACRGSFDVVARESGGTLLTWRVPLP, from the coding sequence GTGCGGGAGCGGAGACCGGGGTCCGCGCGGTCGGAGCGGTTGCAGGGGTTGCTGGACGCGGTGTTGTCGGTGTCGTCGGGCATCGAGCTGGAGTCGACGCTGCGTCGGATCGTGCGCGCCGCCGTCGACCTCGTGGACGCCAGCTACGGCGCGCTCGGCGTGCTCGGCCCCGACAACTCGCTGGCCGAGCTGGTCGACGTCGGCGTGGACGACCACACCCGCAGGCTCATCGGCGACCTGCCGACCGGACACGGACTTCTCGGCGTGCTGATTCACGACCCGAAGCCGCTGCGGCTGGACGACCTGACCAGGCATCCGGCCGCGACCGGATTCCCGGAGCACCATCCGGCGATGCGAACGTTCCTCGGCGTGCCGGTGCGGGTGCGCGACGAGGTGTTCGGAAATCTTTACCTGACGGAGAAACGCGGCTCCGGTGGGTTCACCGAGGAAGACGTTTTCGTGGTGGAAGCGCTGGCGACGGCGGCCGGGGTGGCCGTGGAGAACGCCCGTCTGTTCGAGCAGAGCAGGCGGCGGCAGCGGTGGCTGGAGGCCTCTTCGGAGGTGCGGGCCGAGTTGTTGGCCGGGTGCACCGCGACCGACGCGCTCCAGATGGTGGCGCGGCGGGTGCGGGAGCTGGCCGAGGCCGATCACGCGCTGATCCTGTTGGTGGACGAGGAGATCGACGTCCTGCGCGTGCACTCGTACGCCGGGCCCGGCGGGCCGACCCTGGTCGGCCGGCAGCTGTCCGACGGCGAATCCGTGCTCGCCGCCATCACCCGTGACGGCGTGCCCCGGCTCATCCCCGACCTGGCTTCGGCGCTGGGCGGCGAGCTCGGGGCCGACGCTGTTCAGTTCGGACCCGCCGTCGCCGTCGCCCTTCGGTCCGCCGGCGGCGCCACCGGTGTGCTGATCGCCGTGCGGGACAAGGGATCCCGGGCCTTGGAGCCGTCCGAGGTACCGCTGCTGAGCAGCTTCGCCGACCAGGCCGCCGTGGCCATCGAGTTCGCCGAGAAGCAGCGGACCCAGTGGCTGTTGGCCGTGTTGGCCGACCGCGACCGGATCGCCCGTGACCTGCACGACCACGTGATCCAGCGGTTGTTCGCCACCGGTCTCGGCTTGCAGGGCACCCTGCGCCGGGCCGCCGATCCCGATGTGCGGGCCCGGATCCAGAAGGCCGTCGAGCAGCTGGACGAGACCGTGCGGGAGATCCGGACGTCCATCTTCGACCTGCACACCTCCGGTGGCAACGGCATGGAAGGCTTGCGCCGCAGGCTGTTGGACACCGTCGCCGAGCTCACCGCCGACGCTTCGCCCACGCCGTCGGTCCGCATCTCCGGCGCCGTCGACACTCTCGTGCCGCCGTCGGTCGCCGAGCACGCCGACGCCGTCGTCCGGGAGGCGCTGAGCAACGCCCTCCGGCACGCCCGGGCGTCCGAGCTGACCCTGGCCGTGGACGCCGGGGAGGATCTGGTGATCCGCGTGGGGGACGACGGGATCGGCATCCCATCGGACGTCCGCCGCAGCGGCCTGGCGAACCTGGCCGAGCGGGCCCGGGCGTGCCGAGGCAGTTTCGACGTCGTGGCAAGGGAATCCGGCGGCACCCTGTTGACGTGGCGGGTGCCCCTACCCTAG
- a CDS encoding pyridoxamine 5'-phosphate oxidase family protein, producing the protein MSLDQSAMGTDSTGLTVLDDAECLRLLASVRLGRIAVSDRALPTVLPVYFLLTGRTVLVRVAGAGRLAAATRTAVVAFEADEMGPTGGWSVLGIGRTRSVRPDERAAASGLRKWGTGDQDRFVAIGLELLTGRRLPLPTG; encoded by the coding sequence ATGAGCCTCGATCAGTCCGCCATGGGCACGGATTCGACCGGGCTGACCGTGCTGGACGACGCGGAATGCCTGCGGCTGCTGGCGTCCGTGCGGCTGGGCCGCATCGCCGTCAGCGACCGCGCGCTGCCGACCGTGCTGCCGGTGTACTTCCTGCTGACCGGGCGGACTGTGCTGGTGCGGGTGGCCGGCGCCGGCCGGCTGGCCGCCGCGACCAGGACCGCCGTCGTCGCCTTCGAGGCCGACGAGATGGGGCCGACGGGCGGCTGGAGCGTGCTGGGCATCGGACGCACCCGGTCGGTGCGTCCGGACGAACGCGCTGCGGCGAGTGGCCTGAGAAAGTGGGGAACCGGGGACCAGGACCGGTTCGTGGCCATCGGACTGGAGCTGCTCACCGGACGCCGGCTGCCCCTGCCGACAGGGTGA
- a CDS encoding patatin-like phospholipase family protein, which translates to MGHALVLGGGGVAGIAWEIGLLAGLDEAGLTLRDADLIVGTSAGSAVAAQLVSGLPLVELLARQVDPAKQAPEIPAVVDPEKMAAIFGFDQENPPDRDALRAQIGRIALLTETVGEAERREVIAARVPVDAWPDEQELLIVAVDANTGDERVFGRESGVSLIDAVAASCAVPGIWPPVTIGDTRYVDGGVRSAENADLATGEDVVLVLQAMELPGVADLAEQVESLRSQGSTVLVVKPDEDVVAAMGVNPLDPTVRTPVALAGQRQGVELAKEIAAFWR; encoded by the coding sequence ATGGGACACGCACTGGTGTTGGGCGGCGGCGGAGTTGCCGGCATCGCCTGGGAGATCGGGCTGCTGGCCGGTCTGGACGAGGCCGGGCTGACGCTGCGGGACGCGGATCTGATCGTCGGCACGTCGGCCGGCTCGGCCGTGGCCGCGCAGCTGGTCAGCGGGCTGCCGCTGGTCGAACTGCTGGCCCGCCAGGTGGATCCGGCCAAGCAGGCGCCGGAGATCCCGGCCGTCGTCGATCCGGAGAAGATGGCCGCGATCTTCGGTTTCGACCAGGAGAACCCGCCGGACCGGGACGCGCTGCGGGCCCAGATCGGCCGGATCGCGCTGCTCACCGAGACCGTCGGCGAGGCAGAACGGCGCGAGGTCATCGCCGCGCGGGTGCCGGTCGACGCGTGGCCGGACGAGCAGGAGCTGTTGATCGTCGCGGTGGACGCGAACACCGGTGACGAGCGGGTTTTCGGCCGGGAGAGCGGCGTGAGCCTGATCGACGCCGTCGCCGCCAGCTGCGCGGTGCCGGGCATCTGGCCGCCGGTCACGATCGGCGACACCCGCTACGTCGACGGCGGCGTGCGCAGCGCCGAGAACGCCGACCTGGCCACCGGCGAGGACGTCGTGCTGGTGTTGCAGGCCATGGAACTGCCCGGTGTGGCCGATCTGGCCGAGCAGGTGGAGTCGTTGCGGTCCCAGGGGTCCACCGTGCTCGTGGTCAAGCCGGACGAGGACGTGGTGGCCGCGATGGGCGTCAACCCGCTGGACCCGACCGTCCGCACGCCCGTCGCACTGGCCGGGCAGCGGCAGGGTGTCGAGCTGGCCAAGGAGATCGCCGCCTTCTGGAGGTGA
- a CDS encoding ABC transporter substrate-binding protein, producing MPAVKTGTGVTDKTIRLGVLSDLSGPFGPLGEAVVQGNQLYIDKLNAAGGVCGRKIELDVQDTGFDTDKAVKLYFKQEPSVLGLLQVVGSDITSRITPDMLQQQVMAAPTSWSSSLLGNPYMVVVGATYDLDVINSLDYLVRQGKLQKGDTIGHIYLEDPEYGGNALQGSQFVADKLGLTLKALEVPPTKKDFTAEVAQLKAAGAKAVAISTYPQQTATIVGTAAQMGLTVPFLVSNPGFDPAVLASPAGPAIQQLVFVSSSVSPFGAKLPAAEELATAYKAKFPNGKPSMAVDYGYVVGIGYGAILKRACDEGDLTRAGVQKAFHELTGVDTGGLTAPLLFSSSNYPSSRQSFVLRPNPNTPGGLDIVDPLKESDLVRQRIG from the coding sequence GTGCCCGCCGTGAAGACCGGCACCGGTGTCACCGACAAGACGATCAGACTGGGCGTGCTCAGCGATCTGTCGGGACCGTTCGGCCCGCTCGGTGAGGCAGTGGTGCAGGGCAACCAGCTCTACATCGACAAGCTGAACGCCGCCGGCGGCGTCTGCGGCCGCAAGATCGAGCTGGACGTGCAGGACACCGGCTTCGACACCGACAAGGCGGTCAAGCTCTACTTCAAGCAGGAGCCCAGCGTGCTGGGCCTGCTCCAGGTCGTCGGCAGCGACATCACCAGCCGGATCACCCCGGACATGCTCCAGCAGCAGGTGATGGCCGCGCCGACGTCCTGGTCGAGCAGCCTGCTCGGCAACCCGTACATGGTGGTGGTCGGCGCCACCTACGACCTCGACGTGATCAACAGCCTGGACTACCTGGTGCGACAGGGGAAGCTCCAGAAGGGCGACACGATCGGGCACATCTACCTCGAGGACCCGGAGTACGGCGGCAACGCGCTGCAGGGCAGCCAGTTCGTCGCCGACAAGCTCGGGCTGACGCTCAAGGCCCTCGAGGTGCCGCCGACCAAGAAGGACTTCACCGCCGAGGTCGCGCAGCTCAAGGCGGCCGGGGCCAAGGCCGTCGCGATCAGCACCTATCCCCAGCAGACCGCCACCATCGTCGGCACCGCCGCCCAGATGGGGCTGACCGTGCCGTTCCTGGTGTCCAACCCCGGCTTCGACCCGGCGGTGCTGGCCAGCCCGGCCGGCCCGGCCATCCAGCAGCTGGTGTTCGTGTCGTCCTCGGTGTCCCCGTTCGGGGCCAAGCTGCCGGCCGCCGAGGAGCTCGCCACCGCCTACAAGGCCAAGTTCCCCAACGGAAAGCCGTCCATGGCCGTGGACTACGGCTACGTCGTCGGCATCGGCTACGGGGCCATCCTCAAGCGGGCCTGTGACGAGGGCGACCTGACGCGGGCCGGCGTCCAGAAGGCGTTCCACGAGCTGACCGGTGTGGACACCGGCGGGCTCACCGCGCCGCTGCTGTTCTCGTCGTCGAACTACCCGTCCAGCCGGCAGTCCTTCGTGCTGCGTCCCAACCCGAACACGCCGGGCGGTCTGGACATCGTGGACCCGCTGAAGGAATCGGATCTGGTCCGTCAGCGGATCGGGTGA
- a CDS encoding sigma-70 family RNA polymerase sigma factor, giving the protein MAEVRTPRQRVATDGDQDLVRHYLADIGTTPLLTAPEEVSLSRRIEAGVYAAELLRTGELGGRTREELAMVARDGEQARDHMIRANLRLVVSTARKYSHRGLPFLDVIQEGNLGLIRAVEKFDYAKGFKFSTYAMWWIRQAIERGVAETSRVIRLPVHVVEQVNKIAKADRQLNLKLGREPSTLEIAEEVGLPVERVDELRRASREATSLDAPVGEDGETTVSDLIEDTESVRASDVLEREALTESVRAVVNTLPQREALIVSLRFGLDGGNPRTLQEVAERVGLTRERVRQLEKGALAQLRNPEHSRPLLEWAS; this is encoded by the coding sequence GTGGCGGAGGTGAGGACGCCCCGGCAGCGGGTCGCGACCGACGGCGACCAGGACCTGGTGCGGCACTACCTGGCCGACATCGGGACCACCCCGCTGCTGACGGCCCCCGAAGAGGTGTCGCTGTCGCGGCGCATCGAGGCCGGCGTGTACGCCGCCGAGCTGCTGCGCACCGGCGAGCTGGGGGGCCGCACGCGCGAGGAACTGGCCATGGTGGCCAGGGACGGCGAGCAGGCCAGGGATCACATGATCCGGGCCAACCTGCGGCTGGTGGTCTCCACCGCCCGCAAGTACAGCCACCGCGGGCTGCCGTTCCTCGACGTCATCCAGGAAGGCAACCTGGGCCTGATCCGCGCGGTCGAGAAGTTCGACTACGCCAAGGGCTTCAAGTTCTCCACCTACGCGATGTGGTGGATCCGGCAGGCGATCGAGCGCGGGGTCGCGGAGACCTCGCGGGTGATCCGGCTGCCCGTCCACGTCGTCGAGCAGGTGAACAAGATCGCCAAGGCCGACCGGCAGCTCAACCTGAAGCTGGGCCGTGAGCCCTCGACGCTGGAGATCGCCGAGGAGGTCGGCCTGCCCGTCGAGCGGGTGGACGAGCTGCGCCGGGCCAGCCGCGAGGCCACCAGCCTGGACGCGCCCGTCGGCGAGGACGGCGAGACCACGGTGTCCGACCTGATCGAGGACACCGAGTCGGTGCGGGCCAGCGACGTGCTGGAGCGGGAGGCGCTGACCGAGTCGGTGCGGGCCGTGGTCAACACGTTGCCGCAGCGGGAGGCTCTGATCGTCAGCCTGCGGTTCGGGCTCGACGGCGGCAACCCGCGGACGCTGCAGGAGGTCGCGGAGCGGGTCGGGCTGACCCGGGAGCGCGTGCGTCAGCTGGAGAAGGGCGCACTGGCCCAATTGCGCAATCCGGAGCACAGCAGGCCGCTGTTGGAGTGGGCCAGCTGA